TTCCAGAACATCCATCTTCCCCTGTGCATAGATACCACCGACAAGCGCTCCTATTGAACAACCTACCACCTCATCGATTTCGTAGCCCAGCTCTTCAAGACGTCGAATAATACCAATATGCACCAGGCCTCTTGCACCACCCCCGCCCAGAACAAGGGTAACTTTACGATTCAAAAAAGCATTCTCCACCATAGTTTTACAAGTACTTGAAACACTTGTTTACATCCAAGCAACAATGTAAACAGATAATCATCGTTATTATATGTATTTTTGATTACAATATACGCAGTAAAAAAAGAAATATGAAAATAGAAATTTGGTCGGACATCATTTGTCCTTTTTGTTATATTGGCCTGACAAAGCTTGAACTAGCTCTTCAGGAGTCCACAAGTAAGCCATCCGCTGAAATCATCTGGAAATCGTATCAGCTTAACCCCGATTATCCCCAAGATGCTCCGGCAATGCCAACCTACGATTACCTCGTTCAAACGAAAGGCATGAGTATGGACGATGTCGTTGCGATGACCTCACAGCTCAGTGCACAAGGAAAAGAGCTGGGTATTGATCTGAACTTTGAAAAAGCAATCGTTGTAAATACAAAAAAAGCACATCGTCTGATCCATTTTGCCCAAGCGCAACAAAAAGGCACTCAGATCAAGAAAGCCTTATTTAAAGCTCATTTTACGGATGGTCTTGATGTAAATAACAACGAGGTGCTCAGCACGATTGCTGCGCAAGAGCATCTTTCCGCTCAGGAGGTAAAAAACTTATTGGAATCTGATGAATATGCTTATGATGTTGCACAGGATATTCAAGAAGGTGTCAGCTTAGGACTCCGAGGTGTTCCTTTCTTTGTATTTGACAGAAAATATGCTATCCCCGGAGCACAGCCCATGGAAGTCTTTCACAACACCATAAATGAATGCTTGGCCAGTCAGCCCACACCGCTTGAACGCAGAGGCGAAGAAGGCCCTTCATGTGATCCTGAAACAGGAAAATGTGAATAAAGAAAGGAAAAATTATTGTTTAATTTTACTATTTTCGCAAGCTTATAACGACAAACAAATTTGGTATAAATGCAGTTAACCAAACTAGAAATTAAAGGATTTAAAAGTTTCGGAGACAAGATCACGATCAACTTCAATGATGGTGTCACAGCGATTGTTGGCCCCAATGGATGTGGGAAGTCCAATGTTGTCGACGCCATACGCTGGGTGCTGGGAGAGCAGAGCACAAAGATGCTTCGCTCCGATAAGATGGAAAATATTATCTTCAATGGAACGAAAAATAGAAAACCGGCAAACCTTGCAGAGGTCTCGCTGACCTTCAACAACAACAATAATATTTTGCCAACGGAATTCTCGACAGTGACCGTCACGCGGAAGCTGTTTCGCAACGGCGATAGTGAATATCGATTGAATGATGTCAAATGTCGTTTAAAAGATATCACAGATCTGTTCCTGGATACCGGTGTAGGGGCCGACAGCTATTCGATTATCGAATTGAAAATGATCGATGAAATTATCAACAACAAAGATAATTCACGTCGCAACCTCTTCGAAGAAGCATCTGGAATCTCTAAGTATAAAGTTCGTAAAAAACAGACTTTAGCAAAGCTGAGAGATACTGAGGCCGATCTTAGCCGTGTAGATGACTTGCTTTACGAAATCACAAAGAACCTCAAATCATTAGAAAATCAAGCTAAAAAAGCTGAAAAATATACCTCACTTAAAGCAGAATACCGCCAGAGCAGTATAGATTTGGCTTATTATAAAATAGCAGATTTCTCGACTGAATTGGAAAGACTTCAGACACAAGAATCCAAGATTCAGAAAGATGCTGCCAATGCACATCAAAATATCCTGAATGCGGAAACTGAACTCCAATCACTCCGCCAGACAAATTTGGAACAGGAAAAAAACCTTTCGGTACAGCAAAAAACAACGCAGGAATTTGTCAATAAAATCCGAGGTTATGAATCGGAAAAGAAGATCAAAAACGAAAAAGTCAAAAATCTTCAAGATAAAGAGAACCGGTTGAACCTCGATATCAACAGCGATAAACAACAGCTTAATCATGTACTCTACACCATCAAACGACTGAATGAGGAATTGTTTGATGAACAAAATAAGCTCGATTCGTTAAAAACGAATCTTGAATCGGATAAATCCGAAGTCGACGAACTGAGAGGACAGCAACAATCGGCAAAAGGAAAGCTTGATATTTTTAATAAGAGTAATGCTGAATTACAGGCAAAAATCTACAAATTAGAAAAAGATCTTGCCGTATTTACCATTCAGAAAGAAGCCCTCCTCCAAGAATCTGTTCGCAATAGTGTAGATACAGAAGCAAAAGAAGCCGAATTGCAGCAGTTTAATTCTGCTGTTACTGAACTGGAAGGCCGTGTGGAAGCACAGCAGCTACAGTATGACTCTGCAAACCAGCTGGAAGAAGAGCTCCAAGGACAGATCAGTCAGTGCCAGGCAAACCTAGAAGAACTTAAGGCCCAGCTTGCCAAAGATCTCCGTCTGGTAGATGCCAAACAAAACGAATACAACCTCACAAAATCTCTTGTTGATAATTTAGAAGGTTTCCCCGATTCCATTCGGTTCCTCAAGAAAAATGCAGGATGGAAAAAGCAACCTCCGCTCCTATCAGATGTCCTTTTCTGTCAGGAAGATTATCGCGTGGCTATTGAGAACTATCTAGAGCCTATTATGAACCACTATGTTGTCGAAACACAACAAGATGCTGTTCAAGCAATTCAGCTATTGAGCGATGCCGCAAAAGGAAGAGCTAATTTCTTTGTTTTAGATGCCATAGCACATTCGCCAAGCGCTACCCCTGCACCAAATGACAATTTGATGTCTGCGTTGGATGTGATTACCGTAGACGAAAAGTACAAGGCTTTATGTACGATGCTCCTGCAGCAGGTCTTTATCCTTAAACATGACAATGAAAAAGAACTGGATGAAAAGCTACCTGCTCTGGGGCAGGTGATTCTCCAAAAAAATGGACGTTATTCGAAACATCATTTGGGTCTTTCTGGTGGTTCCGTGGGATTATTTGAGGGCAAACGTATCGGAAGAGCGAAAAACCTCGAAGTGCTATCCCAAGAGATCAAAACCTTAAATCAGGAAATAGCAAAACTTGAAGATAAAATAACGGCCGAAACAGCTCGCTTGGATGTACTACGCGGCAATTCGCAGAAAGAGTTAATCGATGAGCTTCGTTTTCAGCTCAATAGACTGAATAATGAATTAATTACTGTCAAAACAAAGCAAGAGCAATATCAAGCCTTCATCAATAACTCCCAGGCCCGTAAAAAAGATATTCAGGAGAAAATTGAAAGTATAGAATCAGATTTAAGGATTGCCGAGCCACAGCTTCAGGAGCTGCGCCAGGAAAAAGAACAGAGTATCGCCGAATTATCGACTTTACAGGATCAATTCCATGAAATAGCTGAAATACTTAACGAAAAATCGACCGCATACAATCAAGAGAATATCGCTTACCACCAACAGTTAAACAAAGTTTCCAATATCACAAAAGATCTCGAATTTAGAGAGACGCAGAAGGATGACCACGAACTCCGTCTGGAGCGAAACAGCGCAGAATTAGTTGAAGTGCAAGAAGCGTTAAGAACAACCATTCCATTTGAAGATGAAGAAGATCAGGATCTTATTGCCATGTATGAGCAGAAGATTGCTTTAGAAGATGGTCTTAAAGAATTGGAAGACAAGTACTATGCAGATAAGCAGAAAATCAATAATCTCGAAGATGCCCTGACACAGCAGCGTCGCTCAAAAGAGCAGAGTGACTTTCTTATTTCAGAGATCAAAGATAAAAAAACAGGTCTGCAGATCGACCTCAATGCCTTAAAAGAACGCCTTTCCGTTGAATTCAACATCGAATTGAAAGACTTAATTGACCGTGAAGATGCGCCTGAGATCACAGAAGATCAAGCGACATTGGCAACCAAATGCAGCAAACTCAAGAAACAGCTTGATGAATTTGGAACGATCAATCTGATGGCAAAAGAGGCTTTTGACGAGATGAACGAACGCTATGATTTCATTAATAAAGAGAAAGCTGATTTAATTGAAGCAAAAGGATCCTTGATGGCAACAATAAAAGAAATTGACGATACCGCTCAGGTTCAGTTTATGTTTACATTTGATGCTGTGAGGAATAACTTCGTTAAAGTATTCCGTTCCCTATTTAACGAAGAAGACAGCTGCGACCTGGTACTCACAGACCCGAACAATCCGCTGGATTCAGATATCGACATTATTGCAAGGCCCAAAGGGAAAAGGCCGCTGTCTATCAATCAGCTTTCGGGTGGTGAAAAGACCTTGACTTCAACAGCTTTGTTATTTTCACTCTATCTTTCTAAACCGGCACCATTTTGTATCTTCGATGAGGTGGACGCTCCTTTAGATGATACAAATATTGATAAGTTCAACAATATTATCCGGGATTTTTCGAAAAATTCACAATTTATCGTGGTCTCACACAATAAGAAAACGATTGCAAGTACAGACATCATCTATGGAGTAACCATGGTGGAACAAGGTGTATCCCGTGTAGTAGCAGTAGATCTAAGAGAAGTTGCCTAGAGCGTAACAAAATACACAATAAATAAGACGGACCGGATGTACATCTGGTCCGTCTTATTTTATATATATCAATTTAAATTCCGCCCCACTTTAATGAGACTGTTTACTGCAACAAACAGTGAATTCCTCTGAGCTTATTTCATGTCGCAGATCAATATAAGGATGGAGAGCAGGCAGCTGATTCCCCCCATAAATAAACCGACTGATAACCAAACGGGCCCGCTACTAATCCCGCCAATGCCCCTGCCATTCGTAGAGGCAAATCCACCAATGCAACACAAGCTCCAAGTGCTGTACCACACATCTGTAATGCAACTTTTTTAACAGCCAGCACACCCCCACAACTATATTTCGAGTACAAATATGCCACGGATCAAAAAGCGAAACATTGACTCAAGTCAAAAAAAGCCTTTAAGTCGAAAATGGGACCTGAAAAATAAAAAGCCCAGAGTGGGGAACTCTGAGCTTTTGTTAGCCATATATTAACCTATTTTATGAAAAGTATTTGTAATGAAAACGTCGCATTTTTGAATTCATTATAAGAATAGTTGCCATTTAACATTTTTTAACATTTATAATACACTAGGATGTACTTAATTAAACGGGAGCAGAATCGTATTTTTCCGTACTCTTGAAGCGATCCCCCATTCAACAAAAAAGCTCGAAGTGGGGAACTCCGAGCTAACCTAACCAATTATTAACCTAAATTTATGAAAAGTCTTATTTATGCAAACAGCCTCTTTTGCTGTTTAGAATTCTAAACGTAAGTAAAGAGCTTATTATTACACATCCCATGTGGAATTATATGAAATTTGACGTTTTTTAACAATTCAATAAGTAACTTTAGGAAAACGAACGTATAAATCAATAGCATATGGCAGAATACGATTTAAATGAACTTCAGAAGATCTACGAAAACAAAGATGTTTTAAACTATCTGGAACAGCATGGCATTCTGGAGATAAAAAAATTCAATGATGTTTACGATTATGAAAAGGAGCTTTACGAGCTCCAAGTCAAGCTCTTAAAACTTCAATATGAAATCATTGAAAAAGGAAAACGGGTCCTGATTATTTTTGAAGGCAGGGACGCTGCGGGTAAAGGCGGTACAATTGGCCGTGTAACCCAATACCTGAATCCAAAAAAGGTGCGCGTTGTTGCATTGCCTAAGCCAACCGAAGAGGAAGCCGGACAATGGTATTTTCAACGATATATCAAACAGCTCCCCAATGCTGGGGAAATTGTGATTTTCGACCGCAGCTGGTATAACAGAGCTGTTGTTGAACCAGTATTTGGATTTTGCACCAAGGAACAGCACGAGCTGTTTATGAACCAAGTTCCTGAATTTGAGAAGCAGTTAATCGACGATGGCATCATCCTTATCAAATTATTCCTGAATATCAGCAAAGAAGAGCAGGCCGAAAGATTAAAAGAGCGAAAAGAAGATATCCTAAAACAATGGAAAATCGGTGTGCTGGACGAGCAGGCGCAGGAGAAATGGGATGTTTATACGGGTTATATTGAAGATTTATTTAAAAAGACAAGCACCAAAAAATCGCCTTGGTTAGAAATTACAAAAGATAACAAGAAAAAGGCCCGCTTGGCGTCCTTCAAACTGATTATCAATGCGCTTGTTGGAAGTGAGCAGGAAAAAATAGATTCTTTCGTTACAAAACACGACTAAATGACTGTCGGTCTAGAAAGGTATCATTATAAAAAAACAGGAGGAAAAGTATTTCCTCCTGTTTTTTTATAATATTAAAACGAATTAAGATACAAGTACCGTAGTTTCGATTTTAGGTCCTGCGGCCAGCACCGAGTCCGGCATTTCATTATTGAATTTTTCAAAATTCGAAATAAACAGCTTCGCCAAGCGTTTTGCTTGCATGTCATAAGCCTCATCATTGTTCCATAAGCCGCGTGCATCTAAAATTTGTGCAGGAACATGCTCTCCACAGCTCGTTGGATATTCCAATCCAAAAATATCATGCTTATTAAACTGAGATTCCAGTAGCGAACCGTCCATGGCCGCGCGAATTAGCGATCGTGTATAATTCAGCTTAATACGTCTACCTATTCCGTAAGGACCAGCAATCCAGCCTGTATTCACTAGCCAAACTTTGATGTTACGATTTTGCTCTAGTTTCGAACGCAGCAAGGCCGCATATTTTGAAGGATGGAGCGGTAAAAATGCCTGTCCAAAACAGGTTGAAAATGCTGCTGTAGGCTCCTTTATCCCGACCTCTGTACCGGCAACCTTTGCTGTATAACCACTGACAAAATGATATACCGCCTGATCGATGGTCAACAATGAAATGGGAGGAAGTACTCCAAAAGCATCAGCTGTCAGGAAAAAAATATTTTCGGGTTCATTGCCAATTCCATTTATTTCGGCATTTTCCATAAAATCAATGGGATAGGATACCCTCGTATTCTCTGTCTTGCTAATATCGTTATAGTCAGGTCGATCAAATTCATCCAACACAACATTTTCAAGGAGAGCCCCAAAACGAATTGCGTGAAAGATCTCAGGTTCTTTGTCTTCTGACAGCCCTACACATTTGGCATAGCAGCCGCCTTCGAAATTGAATATTCCCCTTTCGCTCCATCCATGCTCGTCATCACCAATCAACTTTCTGTTTCTATCAGCCGACAGCGTCGTTTTCCCTGTACCTGAAAGTCCGAAAAATAATGCTGTCTCCCCCGCTTTCGACGTGTTCGCCGAGCAGTGCATAGAAAGCACATTATGCTGGAATGGCAAAATAAAGTTCAATATTGAAAAAATGCTCTTTTTAATCTCCCCTGTATAACCAGTCCCTGCAATCAATACTATCTTTTTTGTAAAGTCAATCGCGACAAAATTTTCGTTGATAATGCCATATTGATGCGGCTCATCGATAAGCAGCGTCGGGGCGGCTAAAATCGACCAGGCTGGCTGGGCATCTGGATTTGGCTCCGGCCGTAGAAACAGGTTATTGGCAAATATACTTTGATAGGCTGTCTCCGTAACAACACGTAAATCTATTTGATAAGCTGGATCAGCCCCCGCAGCACAATCTCTTACATAGATGATTTTATCACTTAAGTGAGCCGCTACTTTCGAAAATAGTGCTTCAAAATTAGCCGGAGACATTCGTTGATTGATCTCTCCCCACCAAACGCTATCTTTAGTTAAAGAATCTTCGACCAGAAACCGATCTTTTGGCGATCTTCCAGTAAATTTCCCTGTATCAGCAGCAAGCGCTCCCGTATCAGAAAGTCGACCTTCGTGATTTGCTAAGGCATGTTCGACCAATTCAGAAACAGGCAATTGATAAAATACATTTTTTGTACTATCAATTTTTAAATATTTCAAATCAGGCGCGTTTCCAATGTTACCCTTTTTCATATTTTTTGTTTGTTTTAAAATGTGCCCAAATTTAACGGCATTTTTCGCTAAAAACAAAACTTAATTATCTAAAAATCAAGCTTATTGTACAAAAAACACAAAAACAAAACACTCATTAACAACAACTTATAGAGGTAAAAAAAATTAAACTTTTTAGCATATTTTTTTAGCACATCAATTTATCACCATCAAAAAATATCACATATTTTTCGTAAATTGTTCCAAGCTTTACAAATATTAATAAGGTAAAAACAGATCATTAAAAGACATATCATCTGCGAATGAAATTACATGCCATAGAAACGGGATTTTTCAAACTTGATGGCGGTGCAATGTTTGGCGTTGTCCCCAAGAGTATCTGGAACAAAACAAACCCAGCCGACTCAAACAATATGTGTACCTGGGGAAACCGCCTGCTCCTCATCGAGGACAGTAATCGATTAATGCTGGTCGATACAGGATTGGGAGACAAACAAAATGAAAAATTCTTCAGCTATTATTATCTTCACGGCGATGCAACACTGGATAAATCATTAAAAAATAGTGGGTTTGACAGAAGTGATATCACCGATGTCATCCTTACACACCTGCATTTCGACCATTGTGGTGGCGCTATCGCCCGCGAAGGTGAACAACTCGTTCCGGCTTTTAAAAATGCTCATTTTTGGAGCAATAGCGACCATTGGTCTTGGGCTACCGATCCTAATCCACGCGAAAAAGCTTCTTTCTTAAAAGAGAACATTTTACCAATACAAGAGAGTGGGCAATTAAAATTTGTCGAAGATCACCAAAATCCTTTCGGAAGCAATATTGCTATCCGTTATGCACACGGTCATACAGAAGCGATGATGCTGCCTCAGATACTGTATAAAGGCAAAACGATCCTCTATATGGCGGATCTATTGCCATCGGTGGGACATATTCCTATTCCTTATGTTATGAGCTATGATGTTAGACCTCTCGTGACCATGGAGGAACGCAACAGCTATTGGAATGAGATCGTCGATAATGAATACATCTTATTTTTCGAACACGATCCGATACATGAATGCTGTACACTTCAGCGTACTGAAAAAGGTATTCGGGTAAAGGATATTTTCAAACTGAGCGACATTTAGCTGAGACGTTTATAGAAGATGAAATAGGATATAAAAAGAATATACAAAAAAAGCTACTTTAAAAGTAGCTTTTTTTGTAACGAATATATTTTAAAATCTAAAGCCCAAAGCCCAGTAATTTTCAAAAAACCATATTTGTTGAGAGGCTTTATCTACCCCTCTTCTTCCAGTTGTACGAATGTTTGTTAAATCAGTCCAGCCCGTTTTGAAATTCCCCTGAAGGTAGAGTCCCTTATAAAAACGGTAGTGCAACCCAACTTTTGCCGAAGCGCCATACCCTGCAATGTTCCAAAAATGGTTGGCTCCTTCACCAAAAAGATGTACGTCGGAACGAGGAATCAATAAGCCTACATCCACACCCGATTCCATCGTCAATACCTGTTGACCCTTGCGGTTATTGATGATGTCGTCATAACGTTCCAGGCCTACTGAGGCAAAGTTATAGCCGTCGGTGTGTTCAAATGTCAGCATGGCCGAGTCTACAGTAATCAATTCACCGTTATATTGACCAGCGCGATTTCCTGTCGGAATACCAGGGTTAGAAATCTCTTCACCGATAAAACCCGAAATTTTCACCTGTTGTGGAATATCGACCACATATTTCATATGGTCCCATCCCAATGAAATGGAATAATTATCCTTGATATAATAACCAAAGTGCAGATTAAATTGCGGAATAGTCAGCCTGCTTGGGTCAAAATACGTTGAACCAAATTTAGTTGGCCTGTCACCCGCTTTTACATCATGCAGAATAAAGTCATAATTAGGTCCCGTAAAATGAATATCTGATTTCGCGTAAGAAGAGAAGTTGTACCCCCAAAAGAAGAAGAATTTGCCCTTGTTACTTTCTGTTCTCAAATTTTTCGGTTTGAAAATGCTTTTTCCTATCTCAGGATTTTCTTGGGCAAATAAGGCAGAAACACTTAGTGCAAGTGCTCCAATTGTTAAAAATATTTTTCTCATATCGGTGCTAAAAACGTTGGGCAAAAGTACCGGCATTCTATTTTATAAGCAAATAAAAACAATGGAAATTGGTAAAATATGACGAAGATCACAGAAATGTCATTCCGCTCAGGAAATAAAAAAAGCTGCTTTCCGGGAAAGCAGCTTTTCATTTTATTTCTAAAAAATTATTATCCTTGATTTTTGCGGATGATATTCAAAGCTCCACCGGCTTTAAACCACTCGATTTGTTGCGCATTGTAGGTATGATTCGCCAAAATCTCTTCCGAAGTACCATCAGCATGATGTAACACAAGCGTTAATGGTTTACCTGGAGCAAATTCTGTCAGACCGATAATATCAATGGTATCATTCTCCTGAATCTTGTTATAATCGTCTTTGTTCGCAAACGTTAATCCCAACATCCCTTGTTTTTTCAGGTTTGTTTCGTGAATACGCGCAAAAGACTTCACTAAAACAGCACGGACACCTAAATGACGAGGTTCCATCGCAGCATGCTCGCGGGAAGAACCTTCACCGTAGTTTTCATCGCCGACTACAATTGAACCAATACCGTGTGCTTTATAGTCCCGCTGTGTTGCAGGAACAGGACCATACTCGCCTGTAAGTTGATTTTTAACGCTATCAGTCTTCTCATTGAAGAAATTCAAAGCGCCAATCAACATGTTATTTGAGATATTATCCAAGTGACCACGGTATTTCAACCAAGGACCAGCCATAGAAATATGGTCAGTAGTACATTTACCTTTCGCCTTAATCAATAGTTTCAACCCTTTCAGATCCGTACCTTCCCATGGAGCAAAAGGCTCCAACAATTGAAGACGATCTGAAGTAGGCGCTACATCAACCACCACCGAACTACCATCAGCAGCTGGCGCTTGGTACCCTGGGTCATCTACCGCAAATCCCTTTGTTGGCAACTCATCCCCCACAGGTGGATCCAGCTTCACTTGTTCACCCTTGTTGTTTGTCAAGGTATCAGTTACCGGATTGAAACCCAAATCACCAGAAATTGCAATCGCAGCTACCAATTCTGGCGATGCAACAAATGCATAGGTATTTGGATTACCATCTGCACGTTTTGCAAAGTTACGATTGAAAGAGTGAACGATTGTATTTTTCTCTTGTTTATCGGCCCCTACACGATCCCACATACCGATACATGGACCACATGCATTTGTAAAAATTGTCGCATTGAGATCTTCAAAAGTTTTCAGCAAACCATCGCGATCAGCCGTAAAACGCACTTGCTCTGACCCTGGATTAATACCGAATTCAGCTTTTGTGATAAGCCCTTTATCAACAGCCTGTCTTGCAATAGAAGCCGCACGTGACAAGTCTTCATAGGAAGAGTTTGTACATGAACCGATCAATCCCCATTCAACTTGCAGAGGCCAGCCATTTTTCGTTGCTTCTTCACGCATGCGTGAAACTGGTGTATACAAATCTGGTGTAAAAGGACCGTTTAGAGAAGGCTCTAATTCAGACAGATTGATTTCAATTAACTGATCAAAATATTGTTCTGGGTCAGCATAGACCTCAGCATCCGCAGTCAAATGCTGTTTTATAGCATTGGCCGCATCAGCTACTTCGGCACGCCCCGTAGCACGCAGATAACGTTCCATCGATTCGTCATAACCGAAAGTTGAGGTTGTTGCACCAATTTCAGCACCCATGTTACAGATGGTTCCCTTACCTGTACACGATAGAGACTCCGCACCTTCGCCAAAATACTCTACAATGGCACCAGTTCCACCCTTTACAGTCAAAATACCCGCGACTTTGAGGATCACATCTTTTGCTGCCGCCCATCCACTCAACTTACCCGTTAATTTTACACCGATCAGTTTCGGGAATTTAAGTTCCCAAGGTAGACCTGCCATCACATCACACGCATCAGCACCACCCACACCGATCGCAACCATACCTAAACCACCGGCATTCACCGTATGCGAGTCTGTACCGATCATCATACCGCCTGGAAACGCATAGTTTTCCAAAACGACTTGGTGAATAATACCAGCTCCGGGTTTCCAAAAACCGATACCATATTTATTGGATACAGAACTCAAAAAGTTGAATACTTCAGAACTTTCACTTTTAGCACGAGCCAAATCT
The Sphingobacterium multivorum genome window above contains:
- the smc gene encoding chromosome segregation protein SMC, whose translation is MQLTKLEIKGFKSFGDKITINFNDGVTAIVGPNGCGKSNVVDAIRWVLGEQSTKMLRSDKMENIIFNGTKNRKPANLAEVSLTFNNNNNILPTEFSTVTVTRKLFRNGDSEYRLNDVKCRLKDITDLFLDTGVGADSYSIIELKMIDEIINNKDNSRRNLFEEASGISKYKVRKKQTLAKLRDTEADLSRVDDLLYEITKNLKSLENQAKKAEKYTSLKAEYRQSSIDLAYYKIADFSTELERLQTQESKIQKDAANAHQNILNAETELQSLRQTNLEQEKNLSVQQKTTQEFVNKIRGYESEKKIKNEKVKNLQDKENRLNLDINSDKQQLNHVLYTIKRLNEELFDEQNKLDSLKTNLESDKSEVDELRGQQQSAKGKLDIFNKSNAELQAKIYKLEKDLAVFTIQKEALLQESVRNSVDTEAKEAELQQFNSAVTELEGRVEAQQLQYDSANQLEEELQGQISQCQANLEELKAQLAKDLRLVDAKQNEYNLTKSLVDNLEGFPDSIRFLKKNAGWKKQPPLLSDVLFCQEDYRVAIENYLEPIMNHYVVETQQDAVQAIQLLSDAAKGRANFFVLDAIAHSPSATPAPNDNLMSALDVITVDEKYKALCTMLLQQVFILKHDNEKELDEKLPALGQVILQKNGRYSKHHLGLSGGSVGLFEGKRIGRAKNLEVLSQEIKTLNQEIAKLEDKITAETARLDVLRGNSQKELIDELRFQLNRLNNELITVKTKQEQYQAFINNSQARKKDIQEKIESIESDLRIAEPQLQELRQEKEQSIAELSTLQDQFHEIAEILNEKSTAYNQENIAYHQQLNKVSNITKDLEFRETQKDDHELRLERNSAELVEVQEALRTTIPFEDEEDQDLIAMYEQKIALEDGLKELEDKYYADKQKINNLEDALTQQRRSKEQSDFLISEIKDKKTGLQIDLNALKERLSVEFNIELKDLIDREDAPEITEDQATLATKCSKLKKQLDEFGTINLMAKEAFDEMNERYDFINKEKADLIEAKGSLMATIKEIDDTAQVQFMFTFDAVRNNFVKVFRSLFNEEDSCDLVLTDPNNPLDSDIDIIARPKGKRPLSINQLSGGEKTLTSTALLFSLYLSKPAPFCIFDEVDAPLDDTNIDKFNNIIRDFSKNSQFIVVSHNKKTIASTDIIYGVTMVEQGVSRVVAVDLREVA
- the pckA gene encoding phosphoenolpyruvate carboxykinase (ATP), yielding MKKGNIGNAPDLKYLKIDSTKNVFYQLPVSELVEHALANHEGRLSDTGALAADTGKFTGRSPKDRFLVEDSLTKDSVWWGEINQRMSPANFEALFSKVAAHLSDKIIYVRDCAAGADPAYQIDLRVVTETAYQSIFANNLFLRPEPNPDAQPAWSILAAPTLLIDEPHQYGIINENFVAIDFTKKIVLIAGTGYTGEIKKSIFSILNFILPFQHNVLSMHCSANTSKAGETALFFGLSGTGKTTLSADRNRKLIGDDEHGWSERGIFNFEGGCYAKCVGLSEDKEPEIFHAIRFGALLENVVLDEFDRPDYNDISKTENTRVSYPIDFMENAEINGIGNEPENIFFLTADAFGVLPPISLLTIDQAVYHFVSGYTAKVAGTEVGIKEPTAAFSTCFGQAFLPLHPSKYAALLRSKLEQNRNIKVWLVNTGWIAGPYGIGRRIKLNYTRSLIRAAMDGSLLESQFNKHDIFGLEYPTSCGEHVPAQILDARGLWNNDEAYDMQAKRLAKLFISNFEKFNNEMPDSVLAAGPKIETTVLVS
- a CDS encoding DsbA family oxidoreductase yields the protein MKIEIWSDIICPFCYIGLTKLELALQESTSKPSAEIIWKSYQLNPDYPQDAPAMPTYDYLVQTKGMSMDDVVAMTSQLSAQGKELGIDLNFEKAIVVNTKKAHRLIHFAQAQQKGTQIKKALFKAHFTDGLDVNNNEVLSTIAAQEHLSAQEVKNLLESDEYAYDVAQDIQEGVSLGLRGVPFFVFDRKYAIPGAQPMEVFHNTINECLASQPTPLERRGEEGPSCDPETGKCE
- a CDS encoding aconitate hydratase, encoding MAFDIDMIKKVYSQYDERISAARQVVNKPLTLSEKILYAHLWDGNATEDYKRGVSYVDFAPDRVAMQDATAQMALLQFMQAGRPKVAVPSTVHCDHLIQAKEGADKDLARAKSESSEVFNFLSSVSNKYGIGFWKPGAGIIHQVVLENYAFPGGMMIGTDSHTVNAGGLGMVAIGVGGADACDVMAGLPWELKFPKLIGVKLTGKLSGWAAAKDVILKVAGILTVKGGTGAIVEYFGEGAESLSCTGKGTICNMGAEIGATTSTFGYDESMERYLRATGRAEVADAANAIKQHLTADAEVYADPEQYFDQLIEINLSELEPSLNGPFTPDLYTPVSRMREEATKNGWPLQVEWGLIGSCTNSSYEDLSRAASIARQAVDKGLITKAEFGINPGSEQVRFTADRDGLLKTFEDLNATIFTNACGPCIGMWDRVGADKQEKNTIVHSFNRNFAKRADGNPNTYAFVASPELVAAIAISGDLGFNPVTDTLTNNKGEQVKLDPPVGDELPTKGFAVDDPGYQAPAADGSSVVVDVAPTSDRLQLLEPFAPWEGTDLKGLKLLIKAKGKCTTDHISMAGPWLKYRGHLDNISNNMLIGALNFFNEKTDSVKNQLTGEYGPVPATQRDYKAHGIGSIVVGDENYGEGSSREHAAMEPRHLGVRAVLVKSFARIHETNLKKQGMLGLTFANKDDYNKIQENDTIDIIGLTEFAPGKPLTLVLHHADGTSEEILANHTYNAQQIEWFKAGGALNIIRKNQG
- a CDS encoding MBL fold metallo-hydrolase, producing MKLHAIETGFFKLDGGAMFGVVPKSIWNKTNPADSNNMCTWGNRLLLIEDSNRLMLVDTGLGDKQNEKFFSYYYLHGDATLDKSLKNSGFDRSDITDVILTHLHFDHCGGAIAREGEQLVPAFKNAHFWSNSDHWSWATDPNPREKASFLKENILPIQESGQLKFVEDHQNPFGSNIAIRYAHGHTEAMMLPQILYKGKTILYMADLLPSVGHIPIPYVMSYDVRPLVTMEERNSYWNEIVDNEYILFFEHDPIHECCTLQRTEKGIRVKDIFKLSDI
- the ppk2 gene encoding polyphosphate kinase 2 codes for the protein MAEYDLNELQKIYENKDVLNYLEQHGILEIKKFNDVYDYEKELYELQVKLLKLQYEIIEKGKRVLIIFEGRDAAGKGGTIGRVTQYLNPKKVRVVALPKPTEEEAGQWYFQRYIKQLPNAGEIVIFDRSWYNRAVVEPVFGFCTKEQHELFMNQVPEFEKQLIDDGIILIKLFLNISKEEQAERLKERKEDILKQWKIGVLDEQAQEKWDVYTGYIEDLFKKTSTKKSPWLEITKDNKKKARLASFKLIINALVGSEQEKIDSFVTKHD